One genomic segment of Lysobacter sp. 5GHs7-4 includes these proteins:
- a CDS encoding nucleoside hydrolase: protein MTDRIPLLIDTDPGVDDALALLMAFNDPRHELVGLTIAAGNVGLKHTVANALKLCEVAGVDVPVFAGAAAPLLHPSPDAGYVHGQDGFGDVGYEAAQRQVEAEHAALAILRLSHEHAGKLLLVALGPLTNIALALKLDPTLPERVARFVVMGGAVTCRGNITPAAEFNIYFDPEAAHIVFEAFERIELADWEAVIAHGFLHDDVVRWLQADSPRARFYERISERTRLWSADRRGAHWHAADALAMAFALEPDGAVEVLDRALSIELAGQHGRGATIVDWRGEGGAPARVAILMRYDQERFQGLIRGALAAV from the coding sequence ATGACCGACCGCATTCCCCTGCTTATCGATACCGACCCGGGCGTGGACGACGCGCTCGCGCTGCTGATGGCGTTCAACGACCCGCGCCATGAACTGGTCGGCCTGACCATCGCCGCCGGCAACGTCGGCCTCAAGCACACCGTCGCCAACGCGCTGAAGCTGTGCGAGGTCGCCGGCGTCGACGTGCCGGTGTTCGCCGGCGCCGCCGCGCCGCTGCTGCATCCCTCGCCGGACGCCGGCTACGTGCACGGCCAGGACGGCTTCGGCGATGTCGGCTATGAGGCCGCACAACGCCAGGTCGAGGCCGAGCACGCCGCGCTGGCGATCCTGCGCCTGTCGCACGAGCACGCCGGCAAGCTGCTGCTGGTGGCGCTGGGACCGCTGACCAACATCGCGCTTGCGCTCAAGCTCGACCCGACCCTGCCTGAGCGCGTCGCACGCTTCGTGGTGATGGGCGGGGCGGTCACCTGCCGCGGCAACATCACGCCGGCGGCCGAGTTCAACATCTACTTCGATCCCGAAGCCGCGCACATCGTGTTCGAGGCCTTCGAGCGCATCGAGCTGGCCGATTGGGAAGCGGTGATCGCGCACGGTTTCCTGCACGACGACGTAGTCCGCTGGCTGCAGGCCGACAGCCCGCGCGCGCGCTTCTACGAGCGCATCTCCGAGCGCACCCGGCTGTGGTCGGCCGACCGCCGCGGCGCGCACTGGCATGCCGCCGACGCGCTGGCGATGGCGTTCGCCTTGGAGCCCGACGGCGCCGTGGAGGTGCTGGATCGGGCGCTGTCGATCGAGCTGGCGGGTCAGCACGGCCGTGGCGCGACCATCGTCGACTGGCGCGGGGAGGGCGGGGCGCCGGCGCGCGTGGCGATCCTGATGCGCTACGACCAGGAGCGCTTCCAGGGCCTGATCCGCGGCGCTTTGGCGGCCGTCTAG
- a CDS encoding DUF4166 domain-containing protein — MPGAPYNAATLWFGPAFERLHPLLQALHRGGGRLSGEVAISTGTGLAGRLGRRLAQRLGIPLDRPRRGFEVRIVHDEDAMQWRRRFDDGSELISIFRPVGRYPDGHWLEDTGPARLRLGVDLDGGGWRWRLRSVAWRGLPWPRFLFPSTDAYKRIEDGDRYRFAVAFSLFPFGELLRYEGALHAIPADPAVPVERVAT; from the coding sequence ATGCCGGGAGCCCCTTACAACGCGGCCACACTCTGGTTCGGCCCGGCTTTCGAGCGGCTGCACCCTTTGCTGCAAGCACTGCACCGCGGCGGCGGACGCCTGAGCGGCGAAGTCGCGATCTCCACCGGCACCGGCCTGGCCGGGCGCCTGGGCCGGCGCCTGGCGCAACGTCTCGGCATTCCCCTGGACCGCCCGAGGCGCGGCTTCGAAGTCCGCATCGTCCACGACGAAGACGCCATGCAATGGCGCCGCCGCTTCGACGACGGCAGCGAACTGATTTCGATCTTCCGTCCCGTCGGCCGCTACCCCGACGGGCATTGGCTGGAAGACACCGGCCCGGCGCGGCTGCGCCTGGGCGTGGACCTGGATGGCGGCGGCTGGCGCTGGCGGCTGCGCTCGGTGGCCTGGCGCGGCCTGCCTTGGCCGCGCTTCCTGTTCCCGAGCACCGACGCCTACAAACGCATCGAGGACGGCGACCGTTATCGCTTCGCCGTCGCTTTCTCGCTGTTTCCCTTCGGCGAACTGCTGCGCTACGAAGGCGCGCTGCACGCCATCCCGGCCGATCCGGCCGTTCCCGTAGAAAGAGTGGCTACATGA